GGCAATCGCGACTGACGGGCCGCGCGACCACGCAGTCGAACAGCTCGTGCAGCGTCGGCAGCGGCCGTAACTGCGCCTGCTCCGCTTGGAAGGCCTCGGCGATGAGCGTGCCCGTGATCGGACAGCGTCGCGTGGCATGCCACTCGGCACAGCGCTCGTCGAGTGCCGCCTGCAGCGGGACGAGCTCCGGCCAGTCGTAGGCGAACAGATCGGCGAAGTCCACGCGGCTCGTGCGCACGCTCCGCTCCGTCTTCCCCTTATCGCTGCCCGTCGCCGCGCGACACGGATCGACCGCGAAGCCGCACGCGCGCGCGAACGCCATGAAGGCGGGATTCAACACGGCCGTCGGCCCCGCGCCCGAGGCCACCGCGGTCTTCAAGTTATCGACGCGAATCCAGCGCGGCACGCCGCCGTACCGCGTGAACAACGCCAGGTGGCCCGTCTGCCACGCCAACTGATCCATGACGGGACTCAGCCACACGAACCGGGCGCGCGAGTGCGACAGCGTACCGATCAAGCCATGCAGCGGTCGGCGCGTGCCGCCGATGCGCACGACGACATCGAACCAATCGTGCTGGGCCTGCATGCCAGGCGGCGTCTCGACCCGCCGCACGGCCCGGGTCGGCCGCGCCGGGTAGTGCCGCGTCAGATGGCGGCGTACCGACTGATAGCTGCCTGTGAATCCGAACTCGCGGCGTAGCACGCCGTGCACCACCGAGGCCTCGATCCGGTCCATCGCCTCGCCACCCACGCGCGGATCGTCGAATCGCTGCAGTACCGCCGTAATCCGCTCCCCCCAGCCATCGAGGACGGACGCGCGCGCTCGGCGCCCATCGGGCGCGTCCTCGGGCCGCGCCAAGTGATAGCGCAGCGTCGACTCATCGACGCCCAGATCTCGCGCGACCTGCCGAACCGGGACGTCCCGGCCGAC
The Gemmatimonas sp. UBA7669 genome window above contains:
- the istA gene encoding IS21 family transposase, which encodes MARLRQEHRMVAREMVGRDVPVRQVARDLGVDESTLRYHLARPEDAPDGRRARASVLDGWGERITAVLQRFDDPRVGGEAMDRIEASVVHGVLRREFGFTGSYQSVRRHLTRHYPARPTRAVRRVETPPGMQAQHDWFDVVVRIGGTRRPLHGLIGTLSHSRARFVWLSPVMDQLAWQTGHLALFTRYGGVPRWIRVDNLKTAVASGAGPTAVLNPAFMAFARACGFAVDPCRAATGSDKGKTERSVRTSRVDFADLFAYDWPELVPLQAALDERCAEWHATRRCPITGTLIAEAFQAEQAQLRPLPTLHELFDCVVARPVSRDCLVSFEGRRYSVPFAWVGRTVEVRGTTQQVVVWAEGQVIAQHPRHTVERLVIDERHYLGASTATVLAPTPLGQRARQQLATVPHAERLPAPEAITRPMAQYTALLAALTGGR